One region of Chitinispirillales bacterium genomic DNA includes:
- a CDS encoding extracellular solute-binding protein yields MKKQTAKLVILAFCTIVSMVFAQGGKQTDVITVVSREEGSGTRSAFTELFGVVDDDKKDITTLNAEITNNTAVMIGSIKNNKRAIGYVSMGSLNSEIKALKINGVEASAKNVINNTYAISRPFIIANKSTISKAAQDFINFIMSVEGQKIVEKNGYISVGAVKTFVTSGASGKVVIGGSSSVSPLMEKLKEAYKALNANVQIEIQQNDSSTGIKMAESGVCDVAMSSRELKSGELEKGLTPTIIAKDGIAVIVNKENLIDNMSKEQVKSIFVGKVTKWSDLKK; encoded by the coding sequence ATGAAAAAGCAAACGGCAAAATTAGTGATTTTAGCGTTTTGCACAATCGTATCAATGGTTTTTGCACAGGGCGGAAAACAAACGGACGTTATTACGGTTGTTTCCCGTGAAGAAGGTTCGGGAACCCGTTCGGCATTCACGGAATTGTTCGGAGTTGTGGATGACGACAAAAAGGATATCACTACTCTTAACGCCGAAATTACCAACAACACAGCGGTGATGATCGGCTCAATCAAGAACAACAAAAGAGCCATCGGCTATGTCTCTATGGGTTCGCTCAATAGTGAAATTAAAGCGCTGAAAATTAACGGCGTAGAGGCAAGCGCAAAAAACGTGATAAACAATACATATGCGATTTCACGCCCGTTTATCATAGCGAATAAAAGCACGATTTCCAAAGCGGCGCAGGATTTCATAAATTTCATCATGAGCGTTGAAGGACAAAAAATCGTTGAAAAGAACGGATACATAAGCGTAGGCGCAGTTAAGACGTTTGTTACGTCCGGCGCAAGCGGAAAAGTTGTCATCGGCGGCTCATCTTCGGTTTCTCCGCTCATGGAAAAACTTAAAGAAGCGTACAAGGCGTTGAACGCAAACGTGCAAATTGAGATTCAGCAAAACGATTCATCCACCGGCATAAAAATGGCTGAAAGCGGAGTATGCGACGTAGCTATGAGTTCCAGAGAACTTAAATCGGGCGAACTTGAAAAAGGACTCACTCCGACAATCATCGCCAAAGACGGAATAGCGGTTATAGTAAACAAGGAGAATCTAATCGACAATATGAGCAAAGAGCAAGTTAAATCCATCTTTGTAGGAAAAGTTACAAAATGGAGCGACCTGAAAAAATAG
- a CDS encoding chemotaxis protein CheA, which yields MGNENTADLDMMVGFIDEAMDDLYSVVQNFLNLRSSGYDESTVQLLFRVFHSIKGNAAYFNLTEIKELSHAIEQVMDGIRQKKLSITDMVIDLLIDGSNGVSKAFEEIRSNGTKAKIPDSVENAKKAILDFLKNGENENNGDSLKVIEEILEDLSAIKEDNSAISNTIKKYEERLIKLNSANKKETAQKPSEYQELEKIMKDGKSYPSGDKIFGQIRVLIETLRQFISDSGDSNKIINEMLDNISIAEMTIGMDPLIRTTILEQMEKLTITIPAGQDVNSDSHKETEKEKKITEQPVQQTQATAKTMRISEESVDNFLAFVGELVIVEDMYMNLGSMANQTKNIRKEDVVAELKKITETFSQLSRNLQKSIMEIRKVPIDQIFKRMPKIVNEVAAKTGKRIKVEIEGGDLRIDKTILEILESPLVHMTRNAADHGIEKQDVREAAGKEKEGTITLCAVEKSGVVTVTIKDDGAGLNLEKLRAKAIELGIMSEAELFDQEKIIGVMFASGVSTASEVTDISGRGVGMDVVKKNLEKANGKIYTHTDQGIGTTFILTIPSVMTTQIMQGFVVRTETDRFILPLECIEASISVGEAHIESINEKGHVLQFKEGVIPVQRLSEAVEPVGAEFSAQPKEIIVIMRNKGVYQAFVVSAVVGIHQIVKKDLTLPQEFAENISGSAIMGDGIVSLLLNIDALMGTEEAK from the coding sequence ATGGGAAACGAAAATACCGCCGATTTGGATATGATGGTTGGCTTTATAGACGAAGCGATGGACGACTTATACAGTGTTGTTCAAAATTTTCTGAATTTGAGGTCAAGCGGGTACGACGAATCGACAGTTCAACTACTATTCAGGGTGTTTCATTCAATAAAAGGAAATGCCGCCTATTTTAACCTTACTGAAATTAAAGAATTAAGCCATGCCATAGAACAGGTTATGGATGGCATTCGACAAAAAAAACTCTCAATAACGGACATGGTTATAGACCTTTTAATTGACGGTTCAAACGGAGTGTCAAAAGCATTTGAAGAAATCCGTTCAAACGGTACAAAAGCAAAAATTCCCGATTCCGTAGAAAACGCCAAAAAAGCGATATTGGATTTTTTAAAGAACGGAGAAAATGAAAATAACGGAGATTCGTTAAAGGTTATTGAAGAAATACTGGAGGATTTATCGGCTATTAAAGAGGATAACAGCGCAATTTCCAACACTATAAAGAAATATGAAGAAAGACTGATAAAATTAAATTCCGCGAATAAAAAAGAGACGGCGCAAAAACCGTCCGAATACCAAGAACTTGAAAAAATAATGAAAGACGGCAAATCATATCCGTCCGGCGATAAAATATTCGGACAAATCAGAGTTCTTATTGAAACGCTGAGACAGTTTATAAGCGATTCCGGCGATTCAAACAAAATCATTAACGAAATGCTTGATAATATTTCTATAGCCGAAATGACTATAGGTATGGATCCGCTTATAAGAACGACGATTTTGGAACAGATGGAAAAACTTACGATAACTATCCCTGCCGGTCAGGACGTAAATTCCGACTCACACAAAGAAACCGAAAAAGAAAAGAAAATAACCGAACAACCGGTTCAACAAACTCAAGCCACGGCTAAAACTATGCGTATTTCGGAAGAATCCGTGGATAATTTCTTGGCTTTCGTAGGCGAATTGGTAATCGTAGAAGATATGTACATGAACCTTGGTTCAATGGCAAATCAGACGAAAAATATTCGTAAGGAAGACGTTGTAGCCGAACTCAAAAAAATTACTGAAACGTTTAGCCAACTTTCACGAAATTTGCAAAAAAGTATAATGGAGATTCGTAAGGTTCCGATTGACCAAATTTTCAAAAGAATGCCAAAGATCGTTAATGAAGTCGCGGCAAAAACCGGTAAAAGAATTAAGGTTGAAATTGAGGGCGGCGATTTAAGAATAGATAAAACTATTCTTGAAATTTTAGAATCGCCGCTTGTTCACATGACCAGAAACGCCGCCGACCACGGAATAGAAAAACAGGATGTAAGAGAAGCCGCAGGGAAAGAAAAAGAAGGAACGATTACGCTTTGCGCCGTTGAAAAATCGGGAGTCGTTACGGTTACAATTAAAGACGACGGAGCGGGATTAAATCTTGAAAAACTTCGTGCAAAAGCAATAGAACTCGGAATAATGAGCGAAGCAGAGTTGTTTGACCAAGAAAAAATCATCGGCGTTATGTTCGCTTCCGGGGTATCGACCGCATCGGAAGTTACAGATATTTCCGGACGAGGCGTAGGAATGGACGTCGTTAAGAAAAATCTTGAAAAGGCAAATGGGAAAATTTATACCCATACGGATCAAGGTATAGGCACTACGTTTATCTTGACTATTCCGTCAGTGATGACAACACAAATTATGCAGGGTTTTGTCGTAAGAACCGAAACCGACAGGTTTATCTTACCGCTTGAATGTATAGAAGCGAGCATAAGCGTCGGTGAAGCGCACATTGAAAGCATTAATGAAAAAGGTCATGTCCTTCAATTCAAAGAAGGCGTTATTCCGGTTCAACGGCTTTCAGAAGCGGTAGAACCTGTAGGTGCGGAATTTAGTGCGCAACCAAAAGAAATTATTGTAATTATGCGTAACAAAGGCGTTTATCAGGCATTTGTCGTTTCTGCAGTTGTCGGAATCCACCAAATTGTGAAGAAAGATTTGACGTTACCGCAGGAATTCGCCGAAAACATAAGCGGCTCTGCGATTATGGGCGACGGAATAGTTTCGCTTTTGCTGAACATTGACGCATTGATGGGGACAGAAGAAGCAAAATAA
- a CDS encoding response regulator transcription factor — MIFIVEDDVSIRELVIYSLKNSGFECKGFSDGGQFWTEIEKNVPELVLLDIMLPKEDGLSILKKIRSMKTISDIPVIMLTAKSSEFDKVIGLDSGADDYVSKPFGITELLARIKRLLARTKKSCVSDNKMILGILEVDTAKHLVSSDGKKIDLTLKEFDLLVFLMRSKNIVYSREELLEKVWGYDVTVETRTVDTHIMSLRAKIDKARKYIQTIRGVGYKIGEIE; from the coding sequence ATGATTTTCATCGTAGAAGACGATGTCTCTATTCGCGAATTGGTAATTTATTCGTTAAAAAATTCAGGATTTGAATGTAAAGGCTTTTCCGACGGCGGGCAATTTTGGACGGAAATTGAAAAAAACGTTCCGGAATTGGTTTTATTAGACATCATGCTTCCAAAAGAAGACGGATTAAGTATCCTTAAAAAGATACGTTCCATGAAAACGATTAGCGACATTCCGGTTATTATGTTAACCGCCAAAAGTTCGGAGTTTGACAAAGTTATCGGGTTGGACAGCGGCGCAGACGATTATGTCTCCAAGCCGTTTGGGATTACCGAGTTGCTTGCGCGAATAAAACGTTTGCTTGCCCGCACAAAAAAAAGCTGCGTTTCGGATAATAAAATGATTCTGGGAATACTCGAAGTCGATACCGCAAAACATTTGGTTTCGTCCGACGGTAAAAAAATAGATCTTACGCTAAAGGAATTTGATTTGCTTGTTTTCCTTATGCGTAGCAAAAATATTGTATATTCACGCGAAGAACTTTTAGAAAAAGTTTGGGGATATGATGTTACGGTAGAAACGCGTACCGTTGACACGCATATCATGTCGCTTCGAGCAAAAATCGACAAAGCGAGAAAATATATTCAAACGATACGCGGAGTCGGTTATAAAATCGGAGAAATTGAATGA
- a CDS encoding substrate-binding domain-containing protein produces the protein MKRRAVKLFLIAFCALATISCNKQKDAAKKQTSGIISGKITVISREEGSGTRSAFTELFEILDQNKNDIMTLDAEITNNTAVMLSSIKSNKRSIGYVSMSSLNSEVKAIEINGVEANIENAVNDTYPISRPFIIVTRNQISELAQDFIKFIMSVNGQEVVQKNGYISLYESEVFVSSYVSGKIVVVGSSSVSPLMEKLKEAYSAINENAKIEIQQTDSSAGIKAVENAICDIGMSSRALKDSEKNKGFQIQIIAKDGIAVIVNNENSINNLSKEQVKSIFKGEISKWDELK, from the coding sequence ATGAAAAGACGAGCGGTAAAATTGTTTCTTATTGCGTTTTGCGCATTGGCGACGATTTCCTGTAATAAGCAAAAAGACGCTGCTAAAAAACAGACAAGCGGAATTATCAGCGGAAAGATTACGGTTATTTCACGTGAAGAAGGTTCGGGAACCCGTTCGGCGTTTACCGAATTGTTTGAAATTCTCGACCAAAACAAAAATGATATTATGACACTTGACGCAGAAATTACCAACAATACTGCGGTAATGCTCAGTTCTATAAAAAGCAACAAGAGATCTATCGGTTATGTTTCCATGAGTTCTCTCAACAGTGAAGTTAAGGCGATTGAAATTAACGGCGTAGAAGCGAACATTGAAAATGCAGTAAATGACACTTATCCGATTTCACGACCGTTTATCATAGTTACGAGAAATCAAATTTCCGAGTTGGCGCAGGATTTCATTAAATTCATTATGAGCGTTAACGGACAGGAAGTCGTCCAAAAAAACGGTTATATAAGTTTATACGAAAGCGAAGTTTTTGTTTCGTCTTACGTTAGCGGAAAGATTGTCGTGGTCGGTTCGTCTTCGGTTTCTCCGCTTATGGAAAAACTTAAAGAAGCGTATTCGGCTATAAACGAAAACGCGAAAATTGAGATTCAGCAAACCGACTCGTCCGCAGGGATAAAGGCGGTTGAAAATGCGATATGCGACATCGGTATGAGTTCTAGAGCGCTTAAAGACAGTGAAAAAAACAAGGGATTTCAAATACAAATTATCGCAAAAGACGGAATTGCCGTTATCGTGAACAATGAAAATTCCATTAACAATTTGAGCAAAGAACAGGTTAAATCCATATTTAAAGGTGAGATTTCAAAATGGGACGAGTTGAAATAA
- a CDS encoding GHKL domain-containing protein: MKKIVFAAICVLSVTAITITALLVNYAAYSDYENHKIKNESQLLLKMINNGIDAYGTSYLDSIHIMQHSILYIDKNGNVLKTTKESERFNPIGKKILYQELRRYDGSTIRVIICADEYIIYARKFIPVLIFMVILTSILAMVAAKTLSKKIVGRINGIDMENPHDSVIFDELSPLMHKIKNRNDSFAVQLDNLKNRKTQFETITANMQDGLIILNENDRILFCNKKAINILSRRNNEDDNFVNRNILVLCRDEKFRSGMKFTPETTKQESLFEMHGGTIKMIASRITNNERKIGTAVLLMDITEQADREKLRREFSANVSHELKTPLTIISGYSEIMANGMAKPEDITDFAKKIHSESQRLLSLINDIIQLSNLDENSSFEFEKVDLYDFVKDAISKIKEKADDKKISYELNGKNVCINAVPRLLYEILQNLLDNAVKYNRENGKIFVEIKTKEDKVVLSVTDTGIGIPLSMQRRVFERFFRVDSSRTGRQSGTGLGLSIVKHAVDIHKGEINLSSVEEKWTKVVVKFPLVK, encoded by the coding sequence ATGAAAAAAATCGTTTTTGCCGCAATTTGCGTTTTAAGCGTTACGGCAATAACGATTACCGCTTTACTGGTCAATTACGCCGCATATAGTGATTATGAAAATCATAAAATAAAAAACGAATCGCAGCTGCTCCTCAAAATGATAAATAACGGAATAGACGCTTACGGAACGTCGTATTTGGATTCAATTCACATAATGCAGCACAGTATTTTGTACATAGACAAAAACGGAAATGTCTTAAAAACGACAAAAGAATCGGAACGTTTCAACCCGATAGGCAAAAAAATATTATATCAAGAACTGCGCCGTTACGACGGTTCGACGATTCGCGTAATAATATGTGCGGACGAATATATAATTTATGCGAGAAAATTTATTCCGGTTTTGATTTTTATGGTAATATTAACGTCGATACTCGCAATGGTCGCCGCTAAAACGCTTTCAAAAAAGATTGTCGGTCGTATAAACGGAATCGATATGGAAAATCCGCATGACAGTGTAATTTTTGACGAATTATCGCCGCTTATGCACAAGATAAAAAATAGAAACGATTCGTTTGCAGTTCAATTGGATAATCTGAAGAACAGAAAAACTCAATTTGAGACTATTACTGCAAATATGCAGGACGGTTTAATAATTTTGAATGAAAACGACAGAATTTTATTTTGTAACAAAAAAGCGATAAACATATTGAGCCGACGAAACAACGAAGACGATAATTTTGTTAATCGAAATATTTTAGTGTTGTGCAGAGATGAAAAATTTCGCAGCGGAATGAAATTTACGCCTGAAACAACAAAGCAGGAATCTTTATTTGAGATGCACGGCGGAACAATAAAAATGATTGCCAGCCGGATTACGAATAACGAAAGAAAAATCGGTACGGCGGTTTTGCTTATGGATATAACGGAGCAAGCGGACAGAGAAAAACTTCGCCGGGAATTTTCCGCCAACGTATCCCATGAACTCAAAACGCCGTTAACAATAATTTCCGGTTATTCCGAAATAATGGCTAACGGAATGGCAAAACCCGAAGACATAACGGATTTTGCAAAAAAAATTCATTCCGAATCGCAACGCCTGCTTTCGCTTATTAATGATATTATTCAGTTATCTAATCTTGACGAAAACAGCAGTTTTGAGTTTGAAAAAGTGGATTTGTATGATTTTGTTAAAGATGCGATTTCAAAAATTAAAGAAAAAGCCGATGATAAGAAAATATCATACGAATTAAACGGTAAAAACGTTTGTATAAACGCCGTTCCGCGTCTTCTATATGAAATTTTGCAAAATCTATTGGATAATGCGGTAAAATACAATCGGGAAAACGGCAAAATATTCGTTGAAATCAAAACGAAAGAAGATAAGGTAGTTTTATCAGTTACCGATACGGGAATAGGAATTCCGCTTTCAATGCAACGTCGTGTATTTGAACGGTTTTTTCGTGTGGATTCTTCGCGAACGGGAAGGCAAAGCGGAACGGGACTAGGACTTTCCATAGTTAAACATGCTGTAGATATACATAAAGGAGAAATAAATCTTTCAAGTGTTGAAGAAAAATGGACAAAGGTTGTAGTTAAATTTCCGCTTGTGAAATAA
- the lptC gene encoding LPS export ABC transporter periplasmic protein LptC, translating into MRILKLIIVAVTIFFCSCSQKKSGNVILSNDSMADSVSQILNLSKITAYRNGNKIWELNANEIIQISENKRIKANPVKLLIYDETAILSAVLYADSAISNESTDSLFVWGNVKFNAESGEKLFSNSLEWNKRKKMLLSNDFVELKSADGEVMRGKGFKADESFKWWEFAQEVTGNFPSVDAEFEKNED; encoded by the coding sequence ATGAGAATACTAAAACTGATAATTGTTGCAGTTACAATATTTTTTTGTTCCTGTTCACAAAAAAAGAGCGGTAATGTTATTTTATCCAACGATTCAATGGCGGACTCTGTCTCTCAAATACTTAATCTTTCAAAAATCACCGCGTATAGAAATGGAAATAAAATATGGGAATTAAATGCAAACGAAATCATTCAAATTTCCGAAAATAAACGAATTAAGGCAAATCCGGTAAAATTGCTTATTTATGACGAAACAGCGATTTTGAGCGCAGTTTTATACGCCGACAGCGCAATTTCAAACGAAAGCACCGACTCCCTCTTTGTTTGGGGAAACGTTAAATTTAACGCTGAAAGCGGTGAAAAACTATTTTCTAATTCGCTTGAATGGAATAAGAGAAAAAAAATGCTGCTTTCAAACGATTTTGTCGAGCTAAAATCAGCAGACGGAGAAGTCATGCGCGGAAAAGGATTTAAAGCTGATGAAAGTTTTAAGTGGTGGGAATTTGCTCAGGAAGTTACAGGAAATTTCCCGTCAGTTGATGCGGAATTTGAAAAAAACGAGGATTAG
- the pstC gene encoding phosphate ABC transporter permease subunit PstC, translating to MKQTKEKIAEFLFFVSAVICILCVVLICLFLFAGGVPAMFKIGVGDFIFGMNWRPMSGQFGIFPMIVASICVTVLALTFVAPVGILTAVFLCKFCDKKIESILNPMISLLAAIPSVVYGFFGLVVVCPIIQEVFGVSGKSLLAASIILAIMILPTIIAVSQAAIKAVPEIYYEGALALGANKEESVFFAMLPAAKSGIIASIVLGMGRCVGETMAVIMVAGNRAKLPGGILDGVRTLTANIVLEMGYAADLHRDALISTAVVLFVFILVINLLFSIIKGKI from the coding sequence ATGAAACAGACTAAAGAAAAAATAGCGGAATTTTTGTTTTTTGTCTCGGCGGTAATTTGCATTTTATGTGTCGTTCTTATCTGTTTATTTTTATTTGCCGGCGGAGTTCCGGCGATGTTCAAAATAGGCGTAGGCGATTTTATCTTTGGTATGAATTGGCGCCCTATGAGCGGTCAGTTCGGTATATTTCCAATGATAGTAGCCAGTATTTGTGTGACGGTTCTGGCGCTTACGTTTGTCGCTCCAGTTGGAATTTTGACGGCTGTTTTTCTGTGCAAATTCTGCGACAAAAAAATTGAAAGCATATTAAATCCTATGATTTCGCTTTTGGCGGCTATTCCGTCGGTAGTTTACGGATTTTTCGGATTAGTAGTAGTTTGCCCTATTATTCAGGAAGTATTCGGAGTAAGCGGAAAATCGCTTCTTGCCGCGTCAATAATTCTTGCAATAATGATACTTCCTACGATAATTGCGGTTTCGCAAGCCGCTATAAAAGCAGTTCCGGAAATCTATTACGAAGGCGCACTGGCGCTCGGCGCAAATAAAGAGGAGTCGGTATTTTTTGCTATGCTTCCGGCGGCTAAATCCGGAATTATCGCCTCTATCGTTCTTGGAATGGGGCGCTGTGTAGGCGAAACTATGGCGGTTATTATGGTAGCCGGAAATCGTGCAAAACTTCCGGGCGGAATACTTGACGGAGTGCGTACACTTACGGCAAACATAGTACTTGAGATGGGTTATGCCGCCGATTTGCACCGCGACGCACTGATTTCAACGGCGGTAGTCTTGTTTGTATTTATTTTGGTTATAAACTTGTTGTTTTCGATTATAAAAGGGAAAATATAG